The sequence below is a genomic window from Bombus fervidus isolate BK054 chromosome 2, iyBomFerv1, whole genome shotgun sequence.
atataatgatatagattttataacagtaattattaatttaaatatataatttacgttCCAATGAGTGATTGTGAAAACCTATATAGCACTCTCTTTACAATATGATACATAAATacctgaaaatattaattaatatcagtCAAAAATTTTCTTAGCCTATACAATTCCAATGCAGAATAGTAACGCATAATAACGCATAATAATCAGAAACTacaacagaaataaataaaaatatcaacaatATATACCCTTTCATCCTGAATTTCTTGTCATATGAAAAATACTTTTCTTGTTATCTCCCAAGAGCATTTTAAAACTCTAACAATATAATCTAGAAGTGATCTATAAATAACTTAAATCCTTAATCACAAATGATTGTGTAGTTCAGGATTAATGTCAAATTCAAGTGCTAATTGAAGTCTGTAATCTATTGCAATcaatacaataattataagCATCGGTAAACGATATCTTGACTGCCAAGTAAATCTCAGCATGAACATTATGGCACCATGAAGTATGCCACCAGTTCCAAAAAAAGCCTCCGATGCCATTGTTTCCGTAATAGTAGGGATCAtacaaaaatcaatattttttgttatcaATGTTCCTTCCCAATTATTTGTTGCGAATGaagttaaaaattatgatCTCAAAATGCTGTTTCCATATTCCAATCCAACCTGTACAAAATCATAcacgattaaaattatttcaaattacaataatatctatgtaattataattataaataatatttattaaaaacaagtTAACAATTGTcacaaaaaatgtattttaagatATTACCTATTACCTCTTAAGAGGAAGTTAACCTCCaaaacagaataattatttacgttgccgtaataattaacaaccttagtttaaaaatagtaatttctagcaaattatatagaattcacAATTTTCGAACATTTTCTGCAGGAATTATTTACGTTCCGTAGAGGTTAAAAAATTGTGATACACTAGTGTTTAACAGGCAATACATTTAAGGCTTTCATTGATTATTGATATACTTGTTGAAACTTTGTACTTCATTTATCTGCATTCtttcaaagataaaataacACATTGGTTGcacaatttttgtaaaaatgcaAGTTTGACAGATATGTATTTATAGCGTAAATTGcgattaatttacaatatcgATACGCAATCGATAATCCAAAATGACTCCTCagctttgaaatttttaaatataaggCGGGAAGTTCTGTTCGAAATATTATCTACACAAACAGTTAATACCTTTTTTCATATTCTATCATTATTGTTTACTAACAAGAAAGAATTGAATTTATGTCTTCCATGTCCTTGTTTAAATTATACTTAAAAAGTCTTTAGCGATTGGTTAAAATAATGATTATATTGATgacttgaaaataataaattacattggGGACATACATAGTTATTATAGATTACATTTCGAAAGTGGAagttaaaatttgaattcattTGAATAAGCGCCGAATGTTCACTCTGCCCTCTGTAGTGCCGATATAAGTGCACGTAGCCGTCATTGGTGGGGTCAGGAAGAATAAACACATTTAACAAAGAACATCTTACGATAGTTAGTACCACATTCGCAGTCATGAACATCAACTTTGAGGGAAAGCGTATTCTTGTAACCGGAGCCGGGCGAGGTATGTTACGTACTTGATATAACAGATATAATTTGGTAAATACTCAATCTCTTGGtctgtttaattttaaatcgtatactggaacaatattaaaaaattttaagttCCTCCTTGAATTTAGTTCTGACccatttttaatggaaaatcaCTTATTGACAGAGAATTTGAATCGAACCAATCAGGGAAAgccataaattttttatttgatatttgtgTATGATGACAATGCTTATCTCGGAATAGAAAAGCTTCCATTGTTAATAACTCATGGTAAATGTAAacagaaattttcattaaatttctagaaatatcATAATTGCAATCGTATTGTATATTTCTAAGATTCACACTACAAAGTTCAGTATAAAGAtcgaattatatttacttatttccCAATGTCTTTCTTGCAAACGTcattattatgtaattaaaagaTAGAACAAGTAGAAATATTGGAATGGTCGAAATTGATAAAACAGGAACATttcaattacatcataacgacTCCCTAAACGTTCATTCACAATTACGTGCGACATAACTACACGCGTGATTGCTACTTCACGTGAGAAAATACAAACACATagagaaaattattcgtttaacAGGTTATATTACATCGTAGGCATCGGCAAGGAGTTGGCTCTTCGTCTATCCGACTATGGAGGTCAAGTAATAGCGCTATCGAAGACAAAACAAAACCTGGAGCAGTTATGCGCAAAAGATCCTCGTATTCAGATCGTCTGCGTCGATCTTAACGACTGGAACGCAACCAGGAAGGCGGTCGAAAATGTGTTACCTATTGATCTTTTGGTGAACAATGCCGGTGTTGCACGTCTTAATCCTTTTTTTGATGCGACGGAGGAAGACTTTGACGTGACTTTCGCTATAAACGTAAAGTCGATACTAAATGTCTCTCAAGTGGTCGCGAAAGATTTGATCGAAAGGAAAGTTGGCGGCAGCATCGTTAATGTTTCTTCGCAAGCTAGCCAGGCAGCTTTACTGGATCATAGCGTCTATTGCTCTTCCAAAGGAGCAGTAGACATGTTATCTAAGTAAGAGGCAGagttaacttttatttatttcaagatttgtagttatatatatatttatgatatccctttataaaagaaatagaaaggaaACTAATCATTGTTATATTCTGCATTTGGTTAGCTGTAAATTAGCAGGCAGGAATTTCTAAAaagatatgtatttaaaaacttGGATTATGATTATCATCCGAGTCGCACTCTATGTATCCATCCATAATCTGTTTTACCTACCTTGCTTTGACAACTTCCAATTTATTAAGAAACGTTTGAAATCATTTCTGGCAGCAAATAGGAATTTAATCCATTCATTGGTATTTCTTACAGAACAATGGCTCTCGAACTTGGTCCGCACAATATAAGAGTAAACACCGTAAATCCTACAGTGATCATGACAGAAATGGGAAAACTAGGCTGGAGCGATCCAAAGAAAGCACAAACTATGATAAGCAAAATACCACTAGGTCGATTTGGTGGTGAGTTATAGTTTCATtgtggaaattaaatttccgctatatttatataacgaacgaaatataattttcactatattttattattctattgttATATTTGCAGAGGTATCCGAAGTAATCGATGCGATAGTATACCTGTTGAGCGACCGTAGCTCAATGATCAACGGAGTCGCCTTGCCAGTGGATGGTGGATTTTTAGCGATGTAAATTGCAAATGCGTATCTCGAATCTCCTTTATAATAAACTACTAATACtactattataattttcaattttaaagacAATATTATTACGACATAGACAATATGTCAAATaaaaaacttttattaaataagaaatattctgATTCGAGATTAAATTCTCACTGAAAAGGATTAGTTTGAGAAGTGTTGTATGCTTCGAGCGTCATCGTTGTTTCATCgagaaagaatagaaataaagagGATAATAAAAGGAGGTGTGGATATTCGAAGATAGATTCgggataaaataaaagagagaaaatcgAACATAGTTACTCGTTTAtctcgtttaatttaaaaaacgcttcgtttcttccttttttattatttaactagAATTCGGCGAGCAGACGGCAGGGAACGCCGTGAAACGACGAGCGCTCATCATGAAAGAAAACTCGTTTATTTgccgaaaatatttgaaacgagATACGGTATCGTTTCATCGGAGTTCCCCCGCCGCTACCATCTCCGGTCTAAAACAaacttttcgtttttttcgGCTCTCTCTAATCGGTAATTATTTGAATCCCTACAGTGAACATAAAGTGGTGGAGAAAAACGCGAAATCAGACTGCCTGCACGGAAGGAGACGTTCGAAACTGATTAAACACGTTGCATTTTGACTTGACCACGCCTCCTTTCGTAATCAACGTTACGAGCGAAGCATTTCCGCTTAAATTAACCCTTTATGCCAGTAATTCTTAGTTGTTTCAAAACCATTCGATGAAACGGAAAAAAGTGGTGTAAATAAAAAGCAGAGtatgaaagaaggaaaaagtgAAAATGACAAATAAAACGGACGATCgcttaatttctctttcttgcgCTTTCCTTAACCGTTATACCTCTTCTcggtattatataaaaaattaattacagacCACTTCCGTAAACTTCAAAAAATACAAGATTACACGTTGTAGATTAAGAACCACTATTCTACTATTTGACAAAGTACAAGTATTAAAATCGGTTAACACGTAGAAACATTCCATTTCCACGATAAACCTGCGTTCATGTTACTCGGGAATCTCCACAATGTTCGGCGGTTATACTAAATAGCTGCCTATTTTGATTATTATTCTTATCGTTTGAAAAATCACGTGTCCTTATCGTTGACGCACCGTTCGCACGATCGTATTACCATCATACATAAAGGATTAACTTCAAGTCAACATGCGTCCGAAtaccaaaagaaaaaaagaaagaagcaaaagatgaaaaatgaaaaaaaaaagagacgaaACTGTACGGAGCAACGGAAAAAGCTCGAACATCTCACGCATTCGTCGCATTGTCGTCGACACGTAGTACACGGATTGACGAACAAACAAACGGACAACGACGgtcatcattttttttttcttgttttttccttttttttttacaattgcaCTTCAGTTTAGGAGTTAACGGACTCACATCAAGAATGTCGAGTAATGCAAGCATAATTTCCTTAATTCCCGATCGACCCATCAAAGCGTCTAGTCTCTGTTCGTTCCAACGAAAGCAGGAAGTAACCGATAGTACCAAGAAAATCGACGCTCTCCCGAGTATAATGATAGTAATTTTTAGGGAAAAGAACGAAGACTAAAACGCTCTAGTGGGTCAAGGTTCTAGCCGCGAGCAATAGATTAAATATCCGCaaatttatacgtttttcttttcctttctcgtcgcacttatacaataataatatcgcGCCGATAAATTATTCCTGCTTTTCTTCTGCATTATATTCAAACGGCAGATTCGATCGATCAATCGATACTCAAAGCGCAGGTCTAAATCTTCTCTGATttccattttcctttttttcccctttcttcCGACCTGTACGCTCTTGCCATCCTCGAAGATTGTACACGCACAATATACAAACACACGACGAGAAACTAAGAAAGAAACGTGTGGCGAAAGCGTCGGTGTTATATTCGGCTTTTTTTCTACAGTGAGAACTCGATTCCAAGGAGAAAATGGAGAAGATCCTTAGAAACGTAATTGAATGAGACACTTTGACTCTCGTTTACGCTCGCCGTTCCGGCTAAGCGTTTTTCCCCTCAAACTCTCGCCAACGGATTAAACTCGACGACTAAATCCGTGTGGATAGCCTAGACGTTTAGTCGATCAGTTAGCCGCTCGAGCTTTTCATCAACctacaaagaaagaaaacgtgaATGCAAGCAAAGGCCGAGTCTCAAAGATGGCAAGAGtctttgttgttgttgttgttgtatgcgatgaagaaaaacgaaaagacTCGTACTAACTAGAATGCAACGAAAGCCACGAATATCGTGTTTCCCTCCGCGGTTCCTCTCGGCACACGCAAAAGTCACGCATATACACGCAAACGAATCATCCGTAAAactatttctttctctcaaCTTTTCTCAAGCACACGTTCCTTCTATTCTACCGATCCGTAATCCTGCTCTTAcgcctctttttcttttgcagAAACAAGAGTTGCAACACGCAAGTAAACACAATAATAAGATGGTGAAAcagaataagaagaagaaggaaagcaAGGCTAAAGCAGCTCAACTCTTGACGGCTAGAAACGCTTCACTTTGTTTCTCCTTGCACATATAGTACACAAAGGCAGTTTTATAATACTCTTTGTCGGTGTTGCTTTGTTTCTTCGGACATTTCACCTAATTGTTTTCTCCcactctttctttctcataTCGTCCACGCATACTTGTTGCACGCATTATGTAGTACAGTTCGAATAAGTTTCTCGCAATCCATACACGAAGAGAACTTCACCGATCATTCGCAAACATATACTATACACGCATACATACATCGTTCACGTTTTATAGTTATTTTCCCTTGAATAGATCatgataattgtatatatgtacatatacaaacCATTCGCAAATCCATACAATTTCGATTAGTATACTTAAAATACGATTGATCGCGAATTATACCTCAATGCCGTGATCGTCGTGACGCCTCGTCGATGAAGGTCTTCGTAGACGCTTCCCTACTCGTGCCGCAGACCAGTCTACACACGTTCTTTAGTTTGCTcttgcttttcttttcctttcttccctttcctttctttttctttccgcgGTTCTTCTCCATTTTAAGGAGTCTCGTGTGAATCCAATAGACTCCTTACGctcgagaagaagaagaagaagaagaagtagaagaggaaggaaaagaaggagaagaaggcaaagaagaagaaaaagaagaaactccGCTAGGCCGAGCGAAATCAAGCGCGCACGATCTTTTCTCTTTATCATTTCCtttctattctacgttttttctttctcatttcACTTCGATTCAAAGCATCAACGAATTTGTTAGCCAGCACATCGCTTTTAATCGATTCAGTTTGCACCAACGACTTATCTTCGgattcttttcatttcaagtaaattaaaattaaaaatcgtgCTGGGACTTTCTGTTCAATTCGGATACACAGAAAACTGAAAAAACAACGTTTcttttcaacgtttaaacTGCATTTCGTGCAGCGTAAAGGTAATTTCATTGTACAATAAAGAGAGGGGGGAGGGGGGAAGGAAATACCGGGCGCTGGCGCTTCTCCTCTcgtttctgtttcttcttttctgttt
It includes:
- the LOC139997971 gene encoding L-xylulose reductase; this encodes MNINFEGKRILVTGAGRGIGKELALRLSDYGGQVIALSKTKQNLEQLCAKDPRIQIVCVDLNDWNATRKAVENVLPIDLLVNNAGVARLNPFFDATEEDFDVTFAINVKSILNVSQVVAKDLIERKVGGSIVNVSSQASQAALLDHSVYCSSKGAVDMLSKTMALELGPHNIRVNTVNPTVIMTEMGKLGWSDPKKAQTMISKIPLGRFGEVSEVIDAIVYLLSDRSSMINGVALPVDGGFLAM